The following proteins are co-located in the Deinococcus metallilatus genome:
- the efp gene encoding elongation factor P: MISVTELRNGTKVEMDGGLWECLEYSHLKMGRGGAKVVTKFRNMESGSIVDRTFNSGEKLQDIYVEGKKMQYLYKDGDDYVFMDMDTYDQVHLPPALVGDAAKFMKENTEVEVAMYGDKALSITLPNQVILKITQTDPGVRGDTVSGGTKPATLETGAVVQVPLFVEQGTDVKVDTRTGQYLSRA, translated from the coding sequence ATGATCAGCGTGACTGAACTTCGGAATGGCACGAAGGTGGAGATGGACGGCGGCCTGTGGGAATGCCTGGAGTACTCCCACCTCAAGATGGGACGCGGCGGCGCCAAGGTCGTCACCAAGTTCCGCAACATGGAAAGCGGCTCCATCGTGGACCGCACCTTCAACAGTGGTGAAAAGCTTCAGGACATCTACGTGGAGGGCAAGAAGATGCAGTACCTCTACAAGGATGGGGACGACTACGTGTTCATGGACATGGACACCTACGACCAGGTGCATCTGCCGCCCGCGCTGGTGGGCGACGCCGCCAAGTTCATGAAGGAGAACACCGAGGTCGAGGTGGCGATGTACGGCGACAAGGCGCTGAGCATCACGCTCCCCAACCAGGTGATCCTCAAGATCACGCAGACCGACCCCGGCGTGCGCGGGGACACCGTGTCCGGCGGCACCAAGCCCGCGACGCTGGAAACCGGCGCCGTCGTGCAGGTCCCCCTCTTCGTCGAGCAGGGCACCGACGTGAAGGTGGACACCCGCACCGGCCAGTACCTCAGCCGCGCGTAA
- a CDS encoding 50S ribosomal protein L25/general stress protein Ctc: MELRATPRKSQEKLAEGMIPAVAYNKEKNVNFAIERKAFDRAFRQQGTTGLFDITIEGGETFPALVKAVQMDKRRREAIHADFYMVTYGEPIEVSVPVHTSGKAQGEVQGGLVDIVVHNLNVIAPGPRRIPQEIAVDVTRLNIGDHVTAGQIRLPEGVKLAVDADLVVLSVLPPRLSAEELEAQAQAAQVAGMVASGEISEAAAEAVLEGAASIEEVKASEGSEAQRETEAASEEANQG; the protein is encoded by the coding sequence ATGGAACTGAGAGCCACCCCCCGCAAGAGCCAGGAAAAGCTGGCCGAAGGCATGATCCCCGCCGTCGCCTACAACAAGGAGAAGAACGTCAACTTCGCCATCGAGCGCAAGGCCTTTGACCGCGCCTTCCGCCAGCAGGGCACGACGGGCCTCTTCGACATCACCATCGAGGGCGGCGAAACCTTCCCGGCGCTGGTCAAGGCCGTGCAGATGGACAAGCGCCGCCGCGAGGCCATCCACGCCGACTTCTACATGGTCACCTACGGCGAACCCATCGAGGTCAGCGTGCCCGTCCATACCAGCGGCAAGGCGCAGGGTGAGGTCCAGGGCGGCCTGGTGGACATCGTCGTCCACAACCTGAACGTCATCGCCCCCGGCCCGCGCCGTATCCCGCAGGAGATCGCCGTGGACGTGACCCGCCTGAACATCGGTGACCACGTGACTGCCGGGCAGATCAGGCTCCCCGAGGGCGTGAAGCTCGCCGTGGACGCGGACCTCGTCGTGCTCAGCGTGCTGCCGCCCCGCCTCAGCGCCGAGGAGCTGGAAGCCCAGGCGCAGGCCGCCCAGGTCGCGGGCATGGTCGCCAGCGGCGAGATCTCCGAGGCCGCCGCCGAGGCCGTGCTGGAAGGTGCCGCCAGCATCGAGGAGGTCAAGGCTTCCGAGGGCAGCGAGGCCCAGCGCGAAACCGAAGCGGCCAGCGAAGAGGCCAACCAGGGCTAA
- a CDS encoding efflux RND transporter permease subunit, producing MIRQVGQKVFGGVNSLVGFSVARYVLAIGIFVGVVVFGFVSMRSLGVDLLPSTNIPVVNISTSYPGASPTSVDEEVTQVIESAVAQVPNVTSINSTSNTGNSRVTLQLEDGTDQNAAANQVASLVSGAARQLPQGAGNPSVRTFNPNAQPILEFGVSGGTASQADVYDYVNNQLVPALQRVEGVADVELSGGSQRGVEVLLDPNKLSAYGLTPQSVANAISGSNVRSSIGTVTREGNSLTYTTNAKLTSLDDIANVILDAAKGVRVSDVASVKDSSTATGVTRVNGLPVVLVSIQQTAGSNAVAVVDGVKALIAGIKLPAGYRVTYSNDTTGPIRASIASTTHELWITALVVALVTLLFLGRLNTALTVIAAIPISLAAAPILYKLMGFTFNQVSLLALIVAIGIVVDDSIVVAENVERYRAMGFGRVEAVLRGASEVFSAVAAASLSLLAVLIPVSFMGGIVGEYVKQFSLGLAAAVLLSWLEALLFLTVRMAYTPDAAPLGWRDVPRVLGRLPEAMRWGLASVRTWWFWVLAAAFLAVLWTRAENRLLLLTVLLLPLVLGVVRYLWGALLAVLEALTTTLHGLTDRLLVGVREAYVRSLDSALNASAGVLLIAAAFLVATVLLVVPRMHFTFTPATDSGTLRAGLRLPSGLSLNTRNELVSRLEGYFLRRPEVRSVQASVTPNGTNLNITLKPKTEREDIATLTGTYQQALRGMFSDYPDVRANVFSGGGFRGQGNSQSLTLVANNYDLLKQRAAMAVNVLEQNPNVLSASSSLDNTTLENQFVPNPGLLAQAGLTANTVAQALGTYGSGSSGGNVEIGGVTYPISVELDPQYLQDDQSLLSLPIYSNALQSSVTVGQLGSIVQASAPNSVQRTNRLYSLDLSIEPDPASKLTATQLQDQLTAALTRAGVIDNLVTVGKADRNSAFAIGNRIGSLGLQAFALSLLLVYLVMGAQFNSFRYPLYLLLPVPFAVAGAYWMMFLVGGTLDIFGVLGFLLLIGLSAKNAIIYLEFVVEQMQKLPLREALIEASRLRFRPIIMTTLTVLVISIPLLLNRGSGSEFGKSLSIIIVGGISVSALMTFYVVPAAFSLFERGRAAHPAVREAEVSVPTGPPAATPAAGA from the coding sequence ATGATTCGCCAGGTGGGCCAGAAGGTGTTCGGCGGCGTGAACTCGCTGGTGGGCTTCTCGGTCGCGCGCTACGTGCTCGCCATCGGGATTTTCGTGGGCGTCGTGGTGTTCGGGTTCGTGTCCATGCGGTCGCTGGGGGTGGACCTGCTGCCGAGCACGAACATCCCGGTGGTCAACATCAGCACGTCCTACCCCGGGGCCAGCCCCACCTCGGTGGACGAGGAGGTCACGCAGGTCATCGAGAGCGCGGTCGCGCAGGTGCCCAACGTGACCAGCATCAACAGCACCAGCAACACCGGGAATAGCCGCGTGACGCTGCAACTGGAGGACGGCACCGACCAGAACGCTGCGGCGAACCAGGTGGCCTCGCTGGTGTCGGGCGCGGCGCGGCAACTGCCGCAGGGCGCGGGGAATCCCAGCGTCCGCACCTTCAACCCGAATGCCCAGCCGATTCTGGAATTCGGCGTGTCGGGCGGCACGGCCAGCCAGGCCGACGTGTACGACTACGTGAACAACCAGCTCGTGCCCGCCCTCCAGCGCGTCGAGGGCGTGGCGGACGTGGAACTCAGCGGCGGCTCGCAGCGCGGCGTCGAGGTGCTGCTCGACCCCAACAAGCTCAGCGCCTACGGCCTGACGCCTCAGAGCGTGGCGAACGCGATCAGCGGCAGCAACGTGCGTTCCTCCATCGGGACGGTCACGCGGGAGGGCAACAGCCTGACCTACACCACCAACGCCAAACTGACCAGCCTGGACGACATCGCGAACGTGATTCTCGACGCCGCCAAGGGCGTGCGCGTCTCGGACGTGGCGAGCGTGAAAGACAGCAGCACCGCGACCGGCGTGACCCGCGTGAACGGCCTGCCGGTGGTGCTGGTCAGCATCCAGCAGACGGCGGGCAGCAACGCGGTCGCGGTCGTGGACGGGGTCAAGGCGCTGATCGCGGGGATCAAACTGCCCGCCGGGTACAGGGTCACCTACAGCAACGACACGACCGGGCCGATCCGCGCCAGCATCGCGTCCACCACGCATGAACTGTGGATCACGGCGCTGGTGGTCGCCCTGGTCACGCTGCTGTTCCTGGGCCGCCTGAACACGGCCCTGACGGTGATCGCGGCCATTCCGATCTCGCTGGCCGCCGCGCCGATCCTCTACAAGCTGATGGGCTTCACCTTCAACCAGGTGTCGCTGCTGGCGCTGATCGTCGCCATCGGCATCGTGGTGGACGACTCCATCGTGGTGGCCGAGAACGTCGAGCGGTACCGGGCGATGGGCTTCGGGCGCGTCGAGGCCGTGCTGCGCGGCGCGTCCGAGGTGTTCAGCGCGGTCGCGGCCGCCTCGCTGTCGCTGCTCGCGGTGCTGATTCCGGTCAGCTTCATGGGCGGCATCGTGGGCGAGTACGTCAAGCAGTTCTCGCTGGGGCTGGCCGCCGCCGTGCTGCTCTCGTGGCTGGAGGCGCTGCTGTTCCTGACCGTCCGCATGGCCTACACGCCCGACGCCGCGCCGCTGGGCTGGCGGGACGTGCCGCGCGTGCTGGGCCGCCTGCCGGAGGCCATGCGCTGGGGGCTGGCCTCGGTGCGGACGTGGTGGTTCTGGGTGCTGGCCGCCGCCTTCCTGGCCGTGCTGTGGACGCGGGCCGAGAACCGGCTGCTGCTGCTCACGGTCCTGCTGCTCCCCCTCGTCCTGGGTGTGGTCCGGTATCTCTGGGGCGCACTGCTCGCCGTGCTGGAGGCCCTCACCACGACGCTGCACGGCCTGACCGACCGGCTGCTGGTGGGGGTGCGGGAAGCCTATGTCCGCAGCCTGGACAGCGCCCTGAACGCCAGCGCCGGGGTGCTGCTGATCGCCGCCGCGTTCCTGGTGGCGACCGTGCTGCTGGTCGTGCCGCGCATGCACTTCACCTTCACGCCCGCCACCGATTCCGGAACGCTGCGGGCCGGGCTGCGCCTTCCCAGCGGGCTGTCGCTGAACACGCGCAACGAACTCGTCAGCCGCCTGGAGGGCTACTTCCTGCGGCGGCCCGAGGTGAGAAGCGTGCAGGCCAGCGTCACGCCCAACGGCACCAACCTCAATATCACCCTCAAGCCCAAGACGGAGCGGGAGGACATCGCCACGCTGACCGGCACCTACCAGCAGGCGCTGCGCGGCATGTTCAGCGACTATCCCGACGTGCGCGCCAACGTCTTCAGCGGCGGCGGGTTCCGGGGGCAGGGCAACAGCCAGAGCCTCACGCTGGTCGCGAACAACTACGACCTGCTCAAGCAGCGCGCGGCGATGGCAGTGAACGTGCTGGAGCAGAATCCCAACGTCCTGAGCGCCAGCAGCAGCCTGGACAACACCACCCTGGAAAACCAGTTCGTGCCCAATCCCGGCCTGCTGGCCCAGGCGGGCCTCACGGCCAATACCGTGGCGCAGGCCCTCGGGACCTACGGCAGCGGCTCCAGCGGCGGCAACGTCGAGATCGGAGGCGTGACCTATCCGATCAGCGTGGAACTCGATCCGCAGTACCTGCAAGACGACCAGTCGCTGCTGTCGCTGCCGATCTACAGCAATGCCCTCCAGAGCAGCGTGACGGTGGGCCAGCTCGGCAGCATCGTGCAGGCGAGTGCGCCCAACAGCGTGCAGCGGACCAACCGGCTCTACAGCCTCGACCTCTCCATCGAACCCGACCCCGCCAGCAAGCTGACCGCCACCCAGTTGCAGGACCAGCTCACGGCGGCGCTGACCCGCGCGGGCGTGATCGACAACCTGGTGACGGTGGGCAAGGCGGACCGCAACAGCGCCTTTGCCATCGGCAACCGCATCGGGTCGCTGGGCCTCCAGGCGTTCGCCCTCTCGCTGCTGCTGGTGTATCTGGTGATGGGCGCGCAGTTCAACTCCTTCCGCTATCCGCTGTACCTGCTGCTGCCGGTGCCCTTCGCGGTCGCCGGGGCCTACTGGATGATGTTCCTGGTCGGCGGCACGCTCGATATCTTCGGCGTGCTGGGCTTCCTCCTGTTGATCGGCCTCTCGGCCAAGAACGCGATCATCTACCTCGAATTCGTGGTGGAGCAGATGCAGAAGCTGCCGCTGCGGGAGGCGCTGATCGAGGCCAGCCGCCTGCGCTTCCGGCCGATCATCATGACCACCCTGACCGTGCTGGTGATCAGCATTCCGCTGCTGCTCAACCGGGGCAGCGGCAGCGAGTTCGGCAAGAGCCTCTCGATCATCATCGTGGGCGGCATCAGCGTCTCGGCCCTGATGACCTTTTACGTCGTGCCCGCCGCCTTCTCCCTGTTCGAGCGGGGGCGCGCGGCCCATCCGGCAGTGCGGGAGGCCGAAGTCAGCGTGCCGACCGGTCCCCCGGCCGCCACACCGGCGGCGGGAGCGTAG
- a CDS encoding efflux RND transporter periplasmic adaptor subunit, with protein sequence MDQVTRPVSDQDSPPAPAPHQTPAPPGRKSRSFPWGWLLVPLLLGGVGYVGYRLGQDDASSTATAGGGFGGAGSGGAGFSGRSASGGAPQGAGARGTRGQNAGGQNAGGQAGAGTAAGRQGGTAGGAFGAAPGTGRSRAGSQGQTGAGRTGGGTGVTIPVQATAVKEGTLRTERRLTGTVAAAQETTVSARTSGTVTRIAADVGSTVNAGQTVLALSNSDLNTSVESARNALETAQVQLRSQTNSVQSARAQLQQQVSAAQTTLANAEQSLAALQKLAAIGAASRTEVNNQNAQVQAARTTLTTAQANLADNTRAQTEGLAEARLAVQRAQIALNQAQAAATAARVTAPFAGQITSLNVSEGQYLAANSPAFTLVSRQRQVAVNVPTTEAGTLPVGAALTFVVGQQKYPLKVIQNAGAPTGGSVPVIARFTESSPPALGTVGSVVYSAKVASGVLVPSTALQADNDQTYLFTIENGKAQQHEVNVLGQAGTQSAVSGIEAGSQVITQPPTGLLDGASVTTASGGSGRRGGAGGAGGPPPGGMP encoded by the coding sequence ATGGATCAGGTGACCAGGCCAGTTTCGGATCAGGACAGCCCGCCTGCCCCTGCGCCGCACCAGACGCCCGCCCCTCCCGGGAGGAAATCCCGCTCCTTTCCCTGGGGCTGGCTGCTGGTGCCGCTGCTGCTGGGGGGCGTCGGCTACGTCGGCTACCGGCTGGGGCAGGACGACGCGAGCAGCACCGCGACCGCCGGAGGAGGCTTCGGCGGGGCCGGTTCCGGTGGTGCCGGTTTCAGCGGCAGGTCAGCCTCAGGTGGTGCCCCGCAGGGAGCGGGGGCCCGGGGGACGCGGGGACAGAATGCAGGGGGACAGAACGCGGGTGGGCAGGCAGGCGCGGGGACGGCGGCAGGCAGACAGGGAGGGACCGCTGGCGGAGCCTTCGGTGCAGCGCCAGGAACCGGGCGCAGCCGTGCAGGCAGCCAGGGGCAGACAGGCGCGGGCCGCACAGGCGGCGGAACCGGCGTCACCATTCCGGTTCAGGCCACCGCCGTCAAGGAAGGGACCCTCCGCACCGAGCGCCGCCTGACGGGCACGGTGGCGGCGGCGCAGGAAACCACCGTCTCGGCCCGCACGTCGGGTACCGTCACCCGGATTGCGGCCGACGTGGGCAGCACCGTGAACGCGGGGCAGACGGTCCTGGCGCTCAGCAACAGCGACCTGAACACCAGTGTGGAGAGTGCGCGCAACGCGCTGGAAACGGCGCAGGTGCAGCTCCGCAGCCAGACGAACAGCGTGCAGAGCGCCCGCGCGCAGCTTCAGCAGCAGGTCAGCGCCGCCCAGACCACGCTGGCGAACGCCGAGCAGAGCCTCGCGGCCTTGCAGAAGCTTGCGGCCATCGGCGCGGCGTCACGGACGGAAGTGAACAACCAGAACGCCCAGGTGCAGGCGGCGCGCACCACCCTGACGACCGCCCAGGCGAATCTCGCGGACAACACCCGCGCGCAGACGGAGGGCCTGGCCGAGGCCCGCCTCGCCGTGCAGCGCGCGCAGATCGCGTTGAACCAGGCCCAGGCGGCGGCGACAGCGGCCCGCGTCACCGCGCCCTTTGCCGGGCAGATCACCAGCCTGAACGTCAGCGAGGGGCAGTACCTCGCCGCCAACAGCCCGGCCTTCACGCTGGTCAGCCGTCAGCGGCAGGTGGCCGTGAACGTGCCCACCACCGAAGCCGGGACCCTGCCGGTCGGCGCGGCCCTGACCTTCGTGGTGGGGCAGCAGAAGTACCCGCTCAAGGTGATCCAGAACGCGGGCGCCCCCACGGGCGGGAGCGTGCCGGTCATCGCCCGCTTTACCGAGTCCAGCCCCCCGGCGCTGGGCACCGTCGGATCGGTGGTGTACTCCGCGAAGGTGGCGTCGGGCGTGCTGGTGCCCAGTACGGCCCTCCAGGCGGACAATGACCAGACGTACCTCTTCACCATCGAGAACGGCAAGGCGCAGCAGCATGAGGTGAACGTGCTGGGGCAGGCCGGGACGCAGTCGGCGGTCAGCGGGATCGAGGCGGGCAGCCAGGTCATCACCCAGCCGCCGACCGGGTTGCTGGACGGCGCGAGTGTGACGACCGCCAGCGGCGGCAGCGGGCGGCGGGGCGGCGCGGGTGGTGCGGGCGGGCCGCCTCCCGGGGGGATGCCATGA
- a CDS encoding cupin domain-containing protein encodes MPTEDLTLPLDGPVPNNPQPVRLSRAALKGKTPAQIEAHLRERGWTNAWRDGIYPFHHYHSTAHEVLVIARGQARLTLGGEGGPQVQVGEGDVLVLPAGTGHKNDGSSPDLLVIGAYAGGREWDLCRPEETDVEAAQQRIAGVPDPERDPVSGEAWVEAGAIRAGNRSRFRSWVHLPAPARSADPESATSGRRRSASARRR; translated from the coding sequence ATGCCCACCGAAGACCTGACCCTCCCGCTGGATGGCCCGGTGCCCAACAACCCCCAGCCCGTCCGCCTCTCCCGCGCCGCGCTGAAAGGGAAGACGCCCGCGCAGATCGAAGCCCACCTGCGTGAGCGCGGCTGGACGAACGCCTGGCGCGACGGCATCTACCCCTTCCACCACTACCACTCCACGGCCCATGAAGTGCTGGTCATCGCCCGTGGGCAGGCCCGACTGACCCTCGGCGGCGAGGGCGGCCCGCAGGTACAGGTGGGGGAGGGGGACGTGCTGGTTCTGCCCGCCGGAACGGGACACAAGAATGACGGCAGCAGCCCCGACCTGCTGGTGATCGGGGCTTACGCCGGGGGGAGGGAATGGGATTTGTGCCGCCCGGAGGAGACGGATGTGGAGGCGGCGCAGCAGAGGATTGCGGGGGTGCCGGACCCGGAACGCGACCCGGTAAGCGGAGAGGCGTGGGTGGAAGCTGGGGCAATTCGGGCCGGGAATCGGAGCCGCTTCAGGTCGTGGGTTCATTTGCCAGCACCCGCTCGATCCGCCGATCCGGAATCAGCCACATCAGGGCGACGGCGGTCAGCATCAGCCCGGAGACGATAA
- a CDS encoding TMEM175 family protein, translated as MNKSRMEAFSDGVLAIIITIMVLELKTPEGHDWRELARIWPVLLSYVISFLYVGIYWNNHHHLMLTVHRVSGGILWANLHLLFWLSLFPFVTGWAGESHFAAVPMSCYGFVALMAAVAYTILVRTIIRADASNHLLADATGRDLKGNLSIAAYLIAIVAPFFGQTGVIVSGLMLTAVALMWLIPDRRIERVLANEPTT; from the coding sequence ATGAACAAGTCCCGCATGGAAGCCTTCTCGGATGGAGTCCTCGCCATCATCATCACGATCATGGTGCTGGAGCTGAAAACGCCGGAAGGCCACGACTGGCGCGAACTCGCCCGCATCTGGCCGGTGCTGCTCAGTTACGTCATCAGCTTTCTGTACGTCGGGATTTACTGGAACAACCACCATCATCTGATGCTGACGGTCCACCGCGTCAGCGGGGGCATCCTGTGGGCGAACCTGCATCTGCTGTTCTGGCTGTCACTGTTTCCGTTCGTGACCGGCTGGGCGGGCGAGAGTCACTTTGCCGCCGTGCCGATGAGCTGTTACGGCTTCGTGGCGCTGATGGCGGCGGTGGCCTACACCATTCTGGTCCGCACCATCATCCGCGCCGACGCGAGCAATCACCTGCTGGCCGACGCGACGGGCCGCGACCTGAAGGGCAACCTGTCGATTGCGGCCTACCTGATCGCCATTGTCGCGCCCTTTTTCGGGCAGACGGGCGTTATCGTCTCCGGGCTGATGCTGACCGCCGTCGCCCTGATGTGGCTGATTCCGGATCGGCGGATCGAGCGGGTGCTGGCAAATGAACCCACGACCTGA
- the sufD gene encoding Fe-S cluster assembly protein SufD translates to MTQFTDQLTEYSGPDWLTAKRRESLDLFNTLEVPSESVEAWKYTRVDVDFSELRPHPKRERVTDISALPESVQKRLTSTDVGAYLVLDGPDVVYATELPAELREKGVIFTDLKTAVEQHADKVQQYLYSVVPAEVPDDTTIAAPGTTPSKSPDPSEGKFSALAAALWTNGAFVYVPRGVEVELPLGSFRVMSEAGTYTATRTLVVAEENAQVTFIDEQDSEELPGTYAIGAVELVVKQGARLRYVSIQNWGKGVTHIQRQRGDVARDAVLNSLVVTMGGTLSRTEMQSYLRGQGSDSEMLALYFANEDQHFDHYTLQHHAAPHAHSDLLYKGVNADQSVGVFSGMIKVDLGAQKTDAYQKHRTLMLSSEAQNYSVPQLEINANDVRCSHGSTTGPVNQEALFFLRSRGIHKELAEKMLVTAFLEDVLSRVPLQSVVKYIEGIIAQKVGAA, encoded by the coding sequence ATGACCCAATTCACCGACCAACTCACCGAATACAGCGGTCCCGACTGGCTCACCGCCAAGCGCCGCGAGTCGCTGGACCTGTTCAACACGCTGGAAGTCCCCTCTGAGAGCGTGGAGGCGTGGAAGTACACCCGCGTGGACGTGGACTTCAGCGAACTGCGCCCCCACCCCAAGCGCGAGCGCGTGACCGATATTTCCGCACTGCCCGAAAGCGTGCAGAAGCGCCTGACCAGTACCGACGTGGGCGCCTACCTCGTGCTGGACGGCCCGGATGTGGTGTACGCCACCGAACTGCCCGCCGAACTGCGCGAGAAGGGCGTCATCTTCACCGACCTCAAGACGGCGGTGGAGCAGCACGCCGACAAGGTGCAGCAGTACCTCTACAGCGTGGTTCCGGCGGAAGTGCCCGACGACACGACCATCGCTGCACCCGGCACCACGCCGAGCAAGTCCCCCGACCCCAGCGAGGGCAAGTTCAGCGCGCTGGCGGCGGCCCTGTGGACGAACGGCGCCTTCGTGTACGTGCCGCGCGGCGTGGAAGTCGAACTGCCCCTGGGCAGCTTCCGCGTGATGAGCGAGGCGGGCACCTACACGGCGACCCGCACGCTGGTCGTGGCCGAGGAGAACGCGCAGGTCACCTTCATTGACGAGCAGGACAGCGAGGAGCTACCCGGCACCTACGCCATCGGCGCGGTGGAGCTGGTCGTGAAGCAGGGTGCGCGGCTGCGGTACGTCTCCATCCAGAACTGGGGCAAGGGCGTCACGCACATCCAGCGCCAGCGCGGCGACGTGGCCCGCGACGCGGTTCTTAACAGCCTGGTGGTGACGATGGGCGGCACCCTCAGCCGCACCGAGATGCAGAGCTACCTGCGCGGCCAGGGCAGCGACTCGGAAATGCTCGCGCTGTACTTCGCCAACGAGGACCAGCACTTCGACCACTACACCCTCCAGCACCACGCCGCGCCGCACGCGCACAGCGACCTGCTGTACAAGGGCGTGAACGCCGACCAGTCGGTGGGCGTGTTCAGCGGCATGATCAAGGTGGACCTGGGCGCGCAGAAAACGGACGCCTACCAGAAGCACCGCACCTTGATGCTCTCCAGCGAGGCGCAGAACTACAGCGTGCCGCAACTGGAGATCAACGCCAACGACGTGCGCTGCTCGCACGGCTCCACTACGGGACCCGTCAACCAGGAAGCCCTCTTCTTCCTGCGCTCGCGCGGCATCCACAAGGAACTGGCCGAGAAGATGCTGGTGACGGCTTTCCTCGAAGACGTGCTTTCGCGCGTGCCGCTCCAGAGCGTGGTGAAGTACATCGAGGGGATCATCGCTCAGAAGGTGGGGGCGGCGTAA
- the sufB gene encoding Fe-S cluster assembly protein SufB, with protein MTNPEVANINAQYEYGWSNPEKYAVKAPKGLSREVVEMISKAKDEPQWMLDFRLKALDIFLSKPMPTWGADLSGLNLDEIYYYIKPEGYNARSWDDVPEDVKQTFERLGIPEAERKALAGVGAQYESEMVYHNLKEEWEKLGVVFLSIEDGLKQYPDLFREYFATVIPPEDNKFAAINSAVWSGGSFVYVPKGVKVDIPLQTYFRINAESSGQFERTLIIVDEGAQAHYIEGCTAPTYASDSFHSGVIEIIVKEGARFRYSTIQNWSHNVYNLVTQRAAVYGNGVMEWVDGNLGSKVTMKYPACYLLEEGARGEVLSIAMAGRGQHQDAGAKIVHFAPYTSGTIVSKSISKDSGRSSYRGLVKIYEGARGSKTNVECDALLLDEEARTDTYPYIEIEEKDASVGHEATVSKINDEQILYLQSRGLSEDEAAGLIVRGFIEPIAKELPLEYAVELNRLIELEMEGSVG; from the coding sequence ATGACCAACCCCGAAGTTGCCAACATCAACGCCCAGTACGAATACGGCTGGAGCAACCCCGAAAAGTACGCGGTCAAGGCGCCCAAGGGCCTCAGCCGTGAAGTCGTCGAGATGATCAGCAAGGCGAAGGACGAGCCGCAGTGGATGCTCGACTTCCGCCTCAAGGCGCTGGACATCTTCCTCAGCAAGCCGATGCCCACCTGGGGCGCGGACCTCTCGGGCCTGAACCTGGACGAGATTTACTACTACATCAAGCCCGAAGGCTACAACGCCCGCTCCTGGGACGACGTGCCCGAGGACGTGAAGCAGACCTTCGAGCGCCTCGGCATCCCGGAAGCCGAACGCAAGGCCCTCGCGGGCGTCGGCGCGCAGTACGAGTCCGAGATGGTGTACCACAACCTCAAGGAGGAGTGGGAAAAGCTGGGCGTGGTCTTCCTCTCCATCGAGGACGGCCTGAAGCAGTACCCCGACCTCTTCCGCGAGTACTTCGCCACCGTCATTCCGCCGGAGGACAACAAGTTCGCGGCGATCAACTCCGCCGTGTGGTCGGGCGGCTCCTTCGTGTACGTGCCCAAGGGCGTGAAGGTGGACATTCCCCTTCAGACGTACTTCCGCATCAACGCGGAGTCGAGCGGCCAGTTTGAGCGCACGCTGATCATCGTGGACGAGGGCGCTCAGGCCCACTACATCGAGGGCTGCACCGCGCCGACCTACGCCAGCGACTCCTTCCACTCCGGCGTCATCGAGATCATCGTCAAGGAAGGCGCCCGCTTCCGCTACTCCACCATCCAGAACTGGAGCCACAACGTCTACAACCTCGTCACGCAGCGTGCCGCCGTGTACGGCAACGGCGTGATGGAGTGGGTGGACGGCAACCTGGGCAGCAAGGTCACGATGAAATACCCCGCCTGCTACCTGCTGGAAGAAGGCGCGCGCGGCGAGGTGCTGTCTATCGCGATGGCGGGACGCGGCCAGCACCAGGACGCCGGGGCGAAGATCGTGCATTTCGCGCCCTACACCAGCGGCACCATCGTCTCCAAGTCCATCTCCAAGGACTCGGGGCGCTCCTCCTACCGGGGCCTCGTCAAGATTTACGAGGGTGCGCGCGGCAGCAAGACCAACGTCGAATGTGACGCCCTGCTGCTGGACGAGGAAGCCCGCACCGACACCTACCCCTACATCGAGATCGAGGAAAAGGACGCCAGCGTGGGCCACGAGGCGACCGTCTCCAAGATCAACGACGAGCAGATTCTGTACCTCCAGAGCCGTGGTCTCTCCGAAGACGAGGCGGCGGGCCTGATCGTGCGCGGCTTCATCGAGCCGATTGCCAAGGAACTGCCGCTGGAATACGCGGTGGAACTGAACCGGCTGATCGAGCTGGAGATGGAAGGCAGCGTCGGCTAA
- a CDS encoding DUF4377 domain-containing protein, with translation MRRLSLLGAFVAGILSGCADLNLIPYPAEDVKYQIAPNRVPCPDRSHDNQPCLLVKRAEEPTWRAMNPYGLKSFTHEAGYRYVLVVRERFAPPNMTYNVIRILEKTPDPTIAIPGQP, from the coding sequence ATGCGGCGTCTTTCGCTCCTGGGCGCTTTCGTTGCAGGAATACTCTCCGGGTGCGCAGACCTCAACCTCATCCCGTACCCCGCTGAGGACGTGAAGTATCAGATCGCTCCCAATCGCGTTCCCTGCCCTGACCGGTCACATGACAATCAACCCTGTCTCCTGGTCAAGCGGGCAGAAGAACCGACATGGCGTGCAATGAACCCCTACGGCCTCAAGAGTTTCACGCACGAAGCGGGATACCGGTACGTCCTCGTCGTAAGAGAACGGTTTGCCCCACCCAACATGACCTACAACGTCATCCGCATTCTGGAAAAGACGCCTGACCCCACCATCGCCATCCCCGGTCAACCCTAG